The following proteins are encoded in a genomic region of Thermodesulfobacteriota bacterium:
- a CDS encoding TetR/AcrR family transcriptional regulator — MGARKKTAVRQAEIVEAALRVIAERGVRELTVATIAEVAGMSVANIYRHFRDKNELLRAVAEEVGTMVMGRAATVAAGSGSPLAKLATIFRAHLELIAANPGIPRLVFSEELHSGPPTLAEPLALRIALYLETIAGIVAAGQREGEIRQDLAPRETAVTLLGMIQFSTLRWSLSRGAFSLPEEGMRLWNNFETLLRE, encoded by the coding sequence ATGGGCGCCAGGAAGAAGACCGCCGTGCGGCAAGCCGAGATCGTGGAGGCGGCTTTGCGGGTGATCGCCGAACGGGGGGTGCGTGAGCTCACCGTCGCCACCATCGCCGAGGTCGCCGGCATGAGCGTGGCCAACATCTACCGCCACTTCCGGGACAAGAACGAGCTGCTCCGGGCGGTGGCCGAGGAGGTGGGCACCATGGTCATGGGCCGGGCGGCCACGGTGGCGGCGGGCAGTGGCTCCCCCCTCGCCAAGCTGGCCACGATTTTCCGTGCCCACCTCGAGCTGATCGCCGCCAATCCCGGCATCCCGCGCCTGGTCTTTTCCGAGGAGCTCCACTCGGGCCCCCCTACCCTGGCGGAGCCGCTTGCCCTGCGCATCGCCCTCTATCTGGAGACCATCGCAGGCATCGTCGCCGCAGGACAGCGGGAAGGGGAAATCCGGCAAGACCTCGCCCCCAGGGAGACGGCGGTGACCCTGCTCGGCATGATCCAGTTTTCCACGCTGCGCTGGTCATTGAGCCGGGGCGCCTTCTCCCTTCCCGAGGAAGGAATGCGGCTGTGGAACAATTTCGAGACCTTGCTACGTGAATAG
- a CDS encoding efflux RND transporter periplasmic adaptor subunit, with translation MQLHRFISSQWRLLLLPLLGLAAAFLLRQTLLAPVPVHRTGLAPRHLTAEIYGNGTLEARVLVPVSARLTARILAVHADQGDEVRAGQLLAELDASGIAEQVRLAEAQTRAAGAIVRAEMAGLGKARANLGLAERNVQRYRDLASAGLVAAATAEQFETAWQVALEEMARGEAALAAAREQEQAAAAALAAARVQLADTRILAPLDGMIISRGQEAGAMAAPGLAIFRIVDPASVWVRAHVDEALLAGVRAGQPATIILRSAPGQRFAGQVTRVERESDRQTEELAVDVVFAEPRTDTRIGEQAEVYIETSRVLEAPSLPVAALARRGEALGVWVARQDRLAFREVTTGIEDRTGFVEIVSGLAAGETVALAAAGQRGALQEGTRVRVLP, from the coding sequence ATGCAACTCCACCGCTTCATCTCCTCACAATGGCGCCTGCTGCTTTTGCCCCTCCTGGGCCTGGCGGCAGCTTTCCTGCTGCGCCAGACGCTCCTGGCGCCGGTGCCGGTCCACCGGACCGGGCTCGCCCCCCGTCATCTCACCGCCGAGATCTATGGCAACGGCACCCTGGAGGCCAGGGTGCTCGTCCCGGTCTCTGCCCGTTTGACCGCGCGCATCCTGGCGGTGCACGCCGATCAGGGTGATGAGGTGCGGGCGGGCCAGCTCCTGGCTGAGCTTGATGCCAGTGGTATCGCCGAACAGGTGCGTCTTGCCGAGGCCCAGACCCGGGCGGCTGGGGCGATCGTCCGCGCCGAGATGGCTGGCCTGGGGAAGGCGCGGGCCAATCTGGGCTTGGCGGAGAGAAACGTCCAGCGCTACCGCGATCTCGCCTCGGCGGGTCTGGTGGCCGCCGCCACGGCCGAGCAGTTCGAGACGGCCTGGCAGGTGGCACTGGAGGAGATGGCCCGTGGCGAGGCGGCCCTGGCGGCGGCCCGGGAACAGGAGCAGGCCGCGGCCGCGGCCCTGGCTGCGGCGCGGGTGCAGCTCGCCGACACCAGAATCCTTGCCCCCCTGGACGGGATGATCATCAGCCGGGGCCAGGAGGCTGGCGCCATGGCGGCGCCTGGACTGGCGATCTTCCGTATCGTCGACCCCGCCTCGGTGTGGGTCAGGGCCCACGTGGACGAGGCCCTGTTGGCGGGCGTCCGGGCGGGGCAGCCGGCGACCATCATCCTGCGCTCGGCCCCCGGCCAGCGCTTCGCCGGGCAGGTGACCCGGGTCGAGCGCGAAAGCGACCGGCAGACCGAGGAGCTGGCGGTGGATGTCGTCTTTGCCGAGCCGCGGACCGACACCCGCATCGGCGAACAGGCCGAGGTGTATATCGAGACCAGCCGGGTCCTGGAGGCGCCCAGCCTGCCCGTCGCGGCCCTTGCCCGCCGGGGGGAGGCTCTTGGTGTCTGGGTGGCTCGCCAGGACCGCCTCGCCTTTCGGGAGGTGACCACCGGTATCGAGGACCGGACCGGATTTGTGGAGATCGTCTCCGGGCTGGCCGCAGGGGAGACAGTGGCGCTGGCGGCCGCCGGCCAGCGTGGGGCGCTCCAGGAAGGGACGAGGGTCCGGGTGCTGCCATGA
- a CDS encoding ABC transporter permease: MNLAVRDIWHQKSRFLQTCLGLGLLLGVVMSMLGIYRGLIAEALSILDRTGADLWVVQQHTNGPFAATSRLPEAAKDRVRAVPGVAQASPLSFQNIQIERHGAILRFFLVGYEPGGLGGPQGIVAGRGINRKHHEIVVDQALGIPLGDSLALAGDRYTVVGHTRGMVSSGGDPAAFVTLADAQEVQFKNDPNAIRNERARLAAQVATWEGISPAERDALPSKAAALASDIHIINALAVRLNPSAGLGTTRERIDRWSHLRAISDAEQRLILTEGMIQKAKKQIGLFSVILLAISTVIISLIIYTMTLDKLRVIATLKLIGAQNRVIVGLILQQSLLMGAIAYGLGYGLTHLTYDRFPRRVELLPFDLERLFVIVMAICVLASLAGIRKAMRVDPAQALGR; this comes from the coding sequence ATGAACCTAGCCGTAAGGGACATCTGGCACCAGAAGAGCCGGTTCCTCCAGACCTGCCTGGGCCTGGGCCTGCTTCTCGGGGTGGTGATGAGCATGCTGGGCATCTACCGCGGCCTCATCGCCGAGGCACTCTCCATCCTGGATCGCACCGGCGCCGACCTCTGGGTGGTGCAGCAGCACACCAATGGCCCCTTCGCTGCCACCTCCCGGCTGCCCGAAGCGGCCAAAGACCGGGTCCGGGCCGTGCCGGGCGTGGCCCAGGCCTCGCCCCTGTCCTTTCAAAACATCCAGATCGAGCGTCATGGCGCCATCCTCCGCTTCTTCCTCGTGGGCTACGAGCCTGGAGGGCTCGGCGGGCCGCAGGGAATCGTGGCCGGCCGGGGCATCAACCGCAAGCATCACGAGATCGTGGTGGATCAGGCCCTCGGAATCCCTCTTGGCGACAGCCTCGCCCTGGCCGGAGACAGGTACACCGTGGTGGGACACACCCGGGGCATGGTCTCATCCGGTGGTGACCCGGCCGCCTTTGTGACTCTCGCCGACGCCCAGGAGGTGCAGTTCAAGAACGACCCCAACGCCATCCGCAACGAGCGTGCCCGGCTCGCTGCCCAGGTCGCCACCTGGGAGGGTATCTCCCCGGCCGAGCGTGACGCACTGCCCTCGAAGGCGGCGGCACTGGCCAGCGACATCCACATCATCAACGCGCTGGCGGTGCGCCTCAACCCCAGTGCCGGGCTCGGCACCACCCGGGAGCGGATCGACCGCTGGAGCCACCTGCGTGCCATCTCCGACGCCGAGCAGCGGCTGATCCTCACCGAGGGCATGATCCAGAAAGCCAAGAAGCAGATCGGGCTCTTCAGCGTCATCCTGCTGGCCATCTCGACGGTCATCATCTCCCTCATCATCTACACCATGACCCTGGACAAGCTGCGGGTCATCGCGACCCTCAAGCTCATCGGCGCCCAGAACCGGGTCATCGTCGGACTCATCCTCCAGCAGTCGCTGCTCATGGGCGCCATCGCCTACGGGCTGGGCTACGGCCTCACCCACCTCACCTACGACCGGTTCCCCCGCCGGGTGGAGCTTCTGCCCTTCGACCTTGAGCGTCTGTTCGTGATCGTGATGGCGATTTGCGTGCTGGCGAGCCTTGCCGGCATCAGGAAGGCCATGCGGGTCGACCCGGCGCAAGCCCTGGGGAGGTAG
- a CDS encoding ABC transporter ATP-binding protein: MYAVETEGLSKTYGQGDTAVRALAGATMQVKPGELVAILGPSGSGKSTLLTTIGLITEPTAGKVLLDGHLVVADGWVPGLDLKRMRREKLGFIFQFHNLIPFLTTLENVAVALHLNGVTGKEAQTRAQGLLDELGLSHRLTSYPANLSGGESQRVAIARALANWPRVILADEPTAALDTENGRHVMELLKRLARENRSAILVVTHDRRMVEGFDRTFEVLDGRIVGERRAPS, translated from the coding sequence ATGTATGCGGTGGAGACCGAGGGGCTGAGCAAGACCTACGGCCAGGGCGACACCGCCGTCCGGGCCCTCGCCGGCGCCACCATGCAGGTCAAGCCCGGGGAGCTGGTGGCCATCCTCGGGCCGTCGGGCTCGGGCAAGTCGACCCTGCTCACCACCATCGGGCTGATCACCGAGCCTACGGCGGGCAAGGTTCTCCTGGACGGCCACCTGGTGGTGGCCGACGGCTGGGTGCCAGGGCTCGACCTCAAAAGGATGCGGCGGGAGAAGCTGGGCTTCATCTTCCAGTTCCACAACCTCATCCCCTTTCTGACCACCCTCGAAAACGTGGCCGTGGCCCTCCACCTGAACGGGGTGACCGGCAAGGAGGCGCAGACCAGGGCGCAAGGGCTTCTCGACGAGCTGGGCCTCAGCCACCGCCTGACGAGCTATCCGGCCAACCTCTCCGGGGGCGAGTCGCAACGGGTGGCCATCGCCCGGGCCCTTGCCAACTGGCCACGGGTGATCCTGGCCGATGAGCCGACAGCCGCCCTGGACACGGAAAACGGTCGCCACGTCATGGAGCTGTTGAAACGGCTTGCCCGGGAGAACCGTTCCGCGATCCTGGTGGTCACCCACGACCGCCGCATGGTGGAAGGCTTTGACCGCACCTTCGAGGTGCTGGACGGCCGCATCGTCGGGGAGAGGCGGGCCCCATCCTGA
- a CDS encoding DUF6448 family protein encodes MTKTQQRMGTWLFLVLLAGAGLQPATGFTHCDTLDGPVVATARTALDKGDITPLLKWVQADNEEEIREAFQKTLAVRATGDQARELADRYFFETLVRIHRAGEGAPYTGLKPGTAVDPAVALADQALATGNVDQLVDTLTGALAAGIRQRFQRTREAHRHAGDSVAAGRAFVEAYVVFTHYVEGLHGLIAGAAAHHDAGGPATEHGQAEEAAGGHAH; translated from the coding sequence ATGACAAAGACACAACAACGGATGGGAACATGGCTTTTTCTGGTGCTGCTGGCCGGAGCCGGCCTGCAGCCCGCCACCGGCTTCACCCACTGCGACACCCTGGACGGGCCGGTGGTGGCGACGGCCCGGACAGCCCTGGACAAGGGCGACATCACCCCGCTCCTCAAATGGGTGCAGGCGGACAACGAGGAGGAAATCCGGGAGGCCTTTCAGAAGACCCTGGCGGTACGGGCCACGGGGGACCAGGCGCGGGAGCTGGCTGACCGGTACTTCTTCGAAACCCTGGTGCGGATCCACCGGGCCGGGGAAGGGGCGCCCTATACCGGCCTCAAGCCAGGCACGGCGGTGGATCCGGCGGTAGCCCTGGCCGACCAGGCCCTGGCCACCGGCAACGTCGACCAACTCGTCGACACCTTGACCGGGGCCCTGGCGGCCGGCATCCGGCAGCGCTTCCAGCGGACCCGGGAAGCCCACCGGCATGCCGGCGACTCCGTGGCTGCTGGTCGCGCGTTCGTCGAGGCCTACGTGGTGTTCACCCATTATGTGGAAGGGCTGCACGGCCTGATCGCAGGTGCGGCGGCGCATCACGATGCAGGGGGACCGGCCACCGAACATGGCCAGGCCGAAGAGGCGGCCGGCGGCCACGCCCACTGA
- a CDS encoding PilZ domain-containing protein produces the protein MTMNLSRGGCFVVTTGPWQVGQMLWLTIRELGDDLPRLRAQVRWCQEWGRSMVVPGIGLRFEDLDPEQVRRLQDLL, from the coding sequence GTGACCATGAACCTGTCCCGGGGCGGCTGTTTCGTGGTCACCACCGGGCCCTGGCAGGTGGGCCAGATGCTGTGGCTGACGATCCGGGAGCTGGGGGACGACCTGCCACGGCTGCGCGCCCAGGTGCGCTGGTGCCAGGAATGGGGCCGGTCCATGGTGGTGCCCGGTATTGGCCTGCGCTTCGAGGACCTTGACCCGGAGCAGGTGCGCCGCCTGCAGGATCTGCTTTGA
- a CDS encoding cyclic nucleotide-binding domain-containing protein: MSLVEMIRDMPLFARFTEAEKKAFAELDHSMLGFNEGDVIIKEGDSFRSMYLLVSGELKVTKGGLHQPLSELAPGALFGEMSFFTHKPRSSTVLAGSKAMVIKMDEAFFAKISPEMRDKILTHVIVTMAQRLEAMNEALLKIARFARSSLMF, translated from the coding sequence ATGTCCCTGGTCGAGATGATCCGCGACATGCCCCTGTTCGCCCGGTTCACGGAGGCCGAGAAGAAGGCCTTCGCGGAGCTGGACCACAGCATGCTGGGCTTCAACGAGGGGGACGTGATCATCAAGGAAGGGGACAGCTTCCGCTCCATGTACCTCCTGGTGAGTGGCGAGCTCAAGGTCACCAAGGGCGGCCTGCACCAGCCGCTTTCGGAGCTGGCCCCCGGCGCCCTCTTCGGCGAGATGTCCTTCTTCACCCACAAGCCCCGCTCCTCCACGGTGCTGGCTGGGAGCAAGGCGATGGTGATCAAGATGGACGAGGCCTTCTTTGCCAAGATCTCCCCGGAGATGCGGGACAAGATCCTCACCCACGTCATCGTGACCATGGCCCAACGGCTGGAGGCCATGAACGAGGCCCTGCTCAAGATCGCTCGCTTCGCCCGCAGCAGCCTGATGTTCTGA
- a CDS encoding MFS transporter yields MMAGNRDHPGRWQVALAGTLTLFACLGLGRFALGTLLPAMVEPLGLSPARIGYLSTANFMGYLGAVLACGLSGRRPPRRWLISLALVLVGGSMVSVGYANGLGPILILYGLTGAGSGLANVPTMTLVASWFGRRQRGRATGLVVSGSGLAIMVTGALVPRLQATGGEEGWRLPWLVLGGAVLVAALVAALVMREPPALPAADDAPPRGLAGQTAARSLTGTVLRLGTIYFLFGFTYVIYATFFVVTLVQERGLPATEAGHLWSWVGMLSLPSGPVLGALSDRIGRRRALALVFASQTAAYLLMAGGGPGAGLWLSVACYGLVAWSIPSIISALVADLVAPTRATRVFGLVTFIFAGGQVTGPALAGLLAEATGSYAAAFWLAGGLTALATGLVSRLPPPPAGPVPAGGGSTRITVTDR; encoded by the coding sequence ATGATGGCCGGAAACAGGGACCACCCTGGCCGCTGGCAGGTGGCCCTGGCCGGGACCCTGACCCTCTTCGCCTGCCTCGGCCTGGGGCGGTTTGCCCTCGGCACCCTGCTGCCGGCCATGGTGGAGCCCCTGGGCCTGTCGCCGGCCCGGATCGGGTATCTGTCCACCGCCAACTTCATGGGCTACCTGGGAGCGGTGCTGGCCTGCGGCCTTTCGGGCCGCCGGCCGCCCCGGCGATGGCTGATCAGCCTGGCCCTGGTGCTGGTGGGTGGCTCCATGGTGTCGGTGGGGTATGCCAACGGGCTCGGGCCGATCCTCATCCTCTACGGGCTCACCGGGGCGGGCAGCGGCCTGGCCAACGTGCCCACCATGACCCTGGTGGCGTCCTGGTTCGGCCGCCGGCAGCGCGGCCGGGCTACCGGCCTGGTGGTCTCGGGCAGCGGCCTGGCCATCATGGTCACCGGTGCTCTGGTGCCCCGGCTGCAGGCGACCGGCGGCGAAGAGGGCTGGCGGCTGCCCTGGCTGGTGCTGGGGGGAGCGGTGCTGGTGGCGGCCCTGGTGGCGGCACTGGTCATGCGGGAGCCTCCGGCGCTGCCGGCGGCAGACGATGCCCCCCCCAGGGGCCTTGCCGGCCAGACGGCTGCCCGCTCCCTGACCGGCACCGTGCTGCGCCTGGGCACCATCTACTTCCTGTTCGGCTTCACCTACGTGATCTACGCCACCTTCTTCGTGGTGACCCTGGTCCAGGAGCGCGGCCTGCCGGCCACGGAAGCCGGCCATCTCTGGTCGTGGGTCGGGATGTTGTCCTTGCCCTCCGGCCCGGTTCTCGGCGCCCTGTCCGACCGCATCGGCCGCCGCCGGGCCCTGGCCCTGGTCTTTGCCAGCCAGACCGCCGCCTACCTGCTCATGGCCGGTGGCGGCCCCGGTGCCGGCCTGTGGCTGTCGGTGGCCTGCTACGGCCTGGTAGCCTGGAGCATCCCTTCCATCATCTCTGCCCTGGTAGCCGATCTGGTAGCCCCCACCCGGGCCACCCGGGTCTTCGGTCTTGTCACCTTCATCTTCGCCGGCGGCCAGGTCACCGGCCCGGCCCTGGCCGGCCTGCTGGCCGAGGCGACCGGCAGCTATGCCGCGGCCTTCTGGCTGGCCGGCGGGCTCACCGCCCTGGCCACTGGCCTGGTCAGCCGCCTGCCGCCGCCCCCGGCTGGGCCGGTCCCGGCGGGAGGCGGATCCACGCGCATTACCGTCACAGACCGGTGA
- a CDS encoding ethylbenzene dehydrogenase-related protein yields MVAGALPFLLVILLCPASGLADQTLAAAWTGIPFQVDGEAREPVWRAATAVRTVDKVAGIPMELSAAYNGVDIAILVRFPDEAPDVTHKSWRWNKTLGIYDVGNDREDVFVIKWAMEPADADLSLTADRPYRADVWYWKACRTDPMGFADDKLDVLDTEPARDAVLLTSASGRTMYLHRVEDDGPPAYRPTMPVGFQGEQVPRFVGQVPGGSRSDVRAKGRWQKGFWTVELSRRLDTGQPDDVHLQVGRQARFGVSRFEIAGRKPDPAVDQPLFGCGDISEILTLDFAPLGGTK; encoded by the coding sequence ATGGTTGCTGGCGCCCTTCCGTTCCTTCTGGTCATCCTCCTCTGCCCGGCCAGCGGTTTGGCCGACCAGACGCTGGCCGCTGCCTGGACCGGCATCCCGTTCCAGGTGGACGGCGAGGCCCGGGAGCCGGTCTGGCGGGCGGCGACCGCCGTTCGCACCGTGGACAAGGTGGCCGGGATCCCCATGGAGCTGTCTGCCGCTTACAACGGTGTCGACATCGCCATCCTGGTCCGTTTTCCGGACGAGGCCCCTGATGTCACCCACAAAAGCTGGCGCTGGAACAAGACCTTGGGCATCTACGACGTCGGCAACGACCGGGAGGACGTCTTTGTGATCAAATGGGCCATGGAGCCGGCGGACGCGGATCTCAGCCTCACCGCAGACCGCCCGTACCGGGCGGACGTTTGGTACTGGAAGGCCTGCCGGACCGACCCCATGGGCTTTGCCGACGACAAGCTGGACGTTCTGGATACCGAGCCGGCCAGGGATGCGGTCTTGCTCACCAGCGCCAGCGGCCGGACCATGTACCTGCACCGGGTGGAGGATGATGGCCCGCCCGCCTACCGGCCGACGATGCCCGTTGGCTTCCAGGGGGAGCAGGTGCCCCGCTTTGTCGGCCAGGTGCCTGGCGGTAGCCGGAGCGATGTGCGGGCCAAGGGCCGCTGGCAGAAGGGCTTCTGGACCGTGGAGCTGAGCCGCCGCCTGGATACCGGCCAGCCGGACGACGTCCACCTGCAGGTGGGGCGGCAGGCCCGCTTCGGCGTCTCCCGGTTTGAGATCGCCGGCCGGAAGCCCGATCCCGCGGTGGACCAGCCCCTTTTCGGCTGTGGGGACATCTCCGAGATCCTGACCCTGGACTTCGCACCGTTGGGGGGGACGAAGTGA
- a CDS encoding phosphate/phosphite/phosphonate ABC transporter substrate-binding protein, with amino-acid sequence MTGARRLSLLLLLLLALAGGTWANEEGRRDPGPTPDPSPPATKPLVIALVPEQNVSEQRRHYRFLARYLQEKLGLPVELELMTSYCSICKAVAEGTADAGFFGSFSYVLAQTKTAIEPLARPVDLNDSASYRCFIFARRDRGIEKVPDMQGRRLVLVDRATTAGYIYPLYYFRNQGVVRLEDFFGRVDFAGTHDAAAWAVFIGEADVGACKSQVYQALAREYPAFAQEMSVLAASPEVPSNTFAVRKDVNPVLKMRLRDLLLGMHDSAAGREALAGFGAKRFIPTLHEDYRPLFLMIDALGIDLGTFPSED; translated from the coding sequence ATGACCGGCGCCCGCAGACTGTCCCTCCTCCTGCTGCTCCTCTTGGCGTTGGCCGGTGGCACCTGGGCGAACGAGGAGGGACGCCGGGATCCTGGGCCCACGCCCGATCCCTCCCCGCCTGCAACCAAACCCCTCGTCATCGCCCTGGTGCCAGAGCAAAACGTCTCGGAGCAACGCCGGCACTACCGGTTCCTCGCCCGGTACCTGCAAGAGAAGCTCGGCCTGCCGGTGGAGCTGGAGCTCATGACCAGCTACTGCAGCATCTGCAAGGCGGTAGCGGAAGGCACCGCGGATGCCGGCTTCTTCGGCTCCTTCAGCTATGTGCTCGCCCAGACCAAGACGGCCATCGAGCCCCTGGCTCGGCCGGTGGACCTCAATGACAGCGCCAGCTACCGGTGCTTCATCTTCGCGCGCCGGGACAGAGGCATCGAGAAGGTCCCTGACATGCAGGGCCGCCGGCTGGTGCTGGTGGACCGGGCCACCACCGCCGGCTACATCTATCCTCTGTACTACTTCCGCAACCAGGGTGTTGTGCGCCTGGAGGACTTCTTCGGCCGGGTGGACTTCGCTGGCACCCACGATGCGGCCGCCTGGGCGGTGTTCATCGGCGAAGCGGATGTGGGCGCCTGCAAGAGCCAGGTCTACCAGGCCCTGGCCCGGGAGTATCCGGCCTTCGCCCAGGAGATGAGCGTGCTGGCCGCCTCGCCGGAGGTGCCCTCCAACACCTTTGCCGTGCGCAAGGACGTCAATCCCGTGCTCAAGATGCGGCTGCGGGATCTGCTCCTGGGGATGCACGACAGCGCCGCCGGCCGGGAGGCCCTGGCCGGCTTCGGCGCCAAGCGCTTCATCCCCACCCTGCACGAGGATTACCGGCCGCTGTTCCTCATGATCGACGCCCTGGGCATTGATCTGGGCACCTTCCCCTCCGAAGACTGA
- a CDS encoding HAMP domain-containing protein, with product MPLSYRAARNLGLGILLVIIFGESIFTYIIMAENAQRLTTIVTVDEVKLRKWHQVAETVAEAKNRLYDYRLGESGVLAHSDLLIQRAMQEVEEIRDMASDPDELATIDDLLDAARSFRQALAAYATEVQEGYAGGSSAREMEKLATRTADRIVRLGRNAAEYVGRRIEAKNKAILAVTEFSQGTLGAVLVLAVIATVVNAVGMARALARPVRQLVDATRRLAEGDLSHQVAIDSDDDIGELARSFNTMASRLRASQQALLVAKKFTDNIIRSMINTLVVANPDGSIRTVNRAICDLLGYQEAELVGQPLRMLFPEGFFQALGLDNLAERRSVSNVETVYRTRSGQRLRMLFSAAVIRDEEGQFEGIVCVAQDITLQAEAMRAGHMASLGEMAAGVAHEINNPINSIINFAQILLDEMEAGVPVSPDIAQRIIKEGDRVTVIVRSLLSFARESERVKKPVALAEIMTETLSLTEAQIKKDGIALTMEIPGDLPRVNGHFQQIQQVFINVINNARYALNRRFPGTHPDKTLAIRAQSLIVDGQPLVEISFQDQGTGIPAVILDKVVHPFFSTKPAGQGTGLGLTISHGIVTDHGGRLLIDSEEGTFTRVRILFPAADDEAEKPPRQAAAG from the coding sequence ATGCCCCTGTCCTACCGCGCTGCCCGCAACCTGGGCCTTGGCATCCTGCTCGTCATCATCTTTGGCGAGAGCATCTTCACCTACATCATCATGGCGGAGAACGCCCAGCGCCTGACCACCATCGTCACCGTGGACGAGGTGAAGCTGCGCAAATGGCATCAGGTGGCCGAAACGGTAGCCGAGGCCAAGAACCGCCTCTACGATTACCGGCTGGGGGAGAGCGGGGTGCTGGCCCATTCCGATCTCCTCATCCAGCGGGCCATGCAGGAGGTGGAGGAGATCCGGGACATGGCCAGCGACCCCGACGAGCTGGCCACCATCGACGATCTCCTGGACGCGGCCCGCAGCTTCCGGCAGGCCCTGGCCGCCTACGCCACCGAGGTGCAGGAGGGCTACGCCGGCGGCAGCTCGGCCCGGGAGATGGAAAAGCTGGCCACCAGGACCGCCGACCGCATCGTCCGGCTGGGCCGCAACGCCGCCGAGTACGTGGGCCGCCGGATCGAGGCCAAGAACAAGGCGATCCTTGCCGTGACCGAGTTCTCCCAGGGCACCCTGGGGGCGGTGCTGGTTCTGGCGGTGATCGCCACGGTGGTCAACGCCGTGGGCATGGCCCGGGCCTTGGCCCGGCCGGTCCGCCAGCTGGTGGACGCCACCCGCCGCCTGGCCGAAGGCGATCTCAGCCACCAGGTGGCCATCGACTCCGACGACGACATCGGCGAGCTGGCCCGGTCCTTCAACACCATGGCCAGCCGCCTGCGCGCCTCGCAGCAGGCGCTGCTGGTCGCCAAGAAGTTCACCGACAACATCATCCGCTCCATGATCAATACCCTGGTCGTGGCCAATCCGGATGGCTCCATCCGCACGGTCAACCGGGCGATCTGTGATCTTCTGGGCTATCAGGAGGCGGAGCTGGTGGGCCAGCCCCTGCGCATGCTCTTCCCCGAAGGCTTCTTCCAGGCCCTGGGCCTGGACAACCTGGCGGAGCGGCGCTCGGTCTCCAACGTCGAGACCGTCTACCGCACCAGGAGCGGCCAGCGGCTGCGCATGCTGTTCTCCGCCGCGGTGATCCGGGACGAGGAGGGGCAGTTCGAAGGCATCGTCTGTGTGGCGCAGGATATCACCCTGCAGGCCGAGGCCATGCGGGCCGGCCACATGGCCTCCCTGGGCGAGATGGCTGCCGGCGTCGCCCACGAGATCAACAACCCCATCAACTCCATCATCAACTTCGCCCAGATCCTTCTGGACGAGATGGAGGCCGGGGTGCCCGTCAGCCCGGACATCGCCCAGCGCATCATCAAGGAGGGAGACCGGGTGACGGTCATCGTCCGCTCCCTGTTATCCTTCGCCCGGGAGAGCGAACGGGTCAAAAAGCCGGTAGCCCTGGCCGAGATCATGACCGAGACCCTTTCCCTGACCGAGGCCCAGATCAAGAAGGACGGCATCGCGCTGACGATGGAGATCCCCGGGGATCTGCCCCGGGTGAACGGCCACTTCCAGCAGATCCAGCAGGTGTTCATCAACGTCATCAACAACGCCCGCTACGCTTTGAACCGGCGGTTCCCGGGCACCCATCCGGACAAGACCCTCGCCATCCGGGCACAATCCCTGATCGTGGACGGACAGCCCCTGGTGGAGATCAGCTTCCAGGACCAGGGCACCGGCATCCCGGCGGTGATCCTGGACAAGGTCGTCCACCCCTTCTTCTCCACCAAGCCGGCCGGCCAGGGCACCGGCCTGGGTCTCACCATCAGCCACGGCATTGTCACCGACCATGGCGGCCGTCTCCTGATCGACAGCGAGGAAGGGACGTTCACCCGGGTGCGCATCCTCTTCCCCGCCGCCGACGACGAGGCCGAAAAGCCGCCACGCCAGGCTGCCGCCGGCTAG
- a CDS encoding flavodoxin family protein — translation MKKVVCLLGSPRPHGNSATLARHFLAEAERLGAAVTAFPLNTLSYRGCQGCYACKTRLDHCILQDDLAPVLAAVAACDILVLASPTYYGEVSSQLKAFIDRTFSFLVPDYVTNPRRSRLAPGKAAVFVLCQAHPDETAFADIFPRYSFFFRWYGFTESHLIRCCGVRDAGEVAGRRVALDLAVATARRLLSAAP, via the coding sequence ATGAAGAAGGTCGTCTGCCTCCTGGGCAGCCCCAGACCCCACGGCAACAGCGCCACCTTGGCCAGGCACTTTCTCGCCGAGGCGGAGCGGCTGGGCGCGGCCGTCACCGCCTTCCCGTTGAACACCCTGAGCTACCGGGGCTGCCAGGGCTGCTATGCCTGCAAGACCAGGCTCGACCACTGCATCCTGCAGGACGATCTGGCGCCCGTGCTGGCAGCGGTCGCTGCCTGCGACATCCTGGTCCTGGCCTCCCCCACCTATTACGGCGAGGTGTCGAGCCAGCTCAAGGCCTTCATCGACCGCACCTTCTCCTTTCTGGTGCCGGACTATGTCACCAACCCCCGGCGCAGCCGGCTGGCTCCGGGCAAGGCCGCGGTGTTTGTCCTGTGCCAGGCCCATCCGGACGAGACGGCCTTTGCCGACATCTTCCCGCGCTACAGCTTCTTCTTCCGCTGGTACGGCTTTACCGAGAGCCATCTGATCCGCTGCTGCGGGGTGCGGGATGCCGGTGAGGTGGCCGGCCGCCGAGTCGCCCTGGACCTGGCCGTTGCCACTGCCCGCCGCCTCCTGTCGGCTGCCCCGTGA